In Pseudochaenichthys georgianus chromosome 6, fPseGeo1.2, whole genome shotgun sequence, a single window of DNA contains:
- the LOC117448424 gene encoding protein FAM180A-like, whose protein sequence is MLPWKMVIVGIFYSCIRTCVSRSRTKALFPASRRIKRGLESLVNPNFHNSFDDVHLLFEILLAGTHFEASGAFSVQDAELASLRKTRNMVVICEEIIPRKLTDVFRLISGLSNHIGHLHQDDFERTLLTLVYTAQGMANSSTEHQQGLWADSFVSLYKAIKQDLTVTN, encoded by the exons ATGCTGCCCTGGAAGATGGTCATTGTTGGTATTTTCTACAGCTGCATCCGAACATGTGTCTCACGAAGTCGGACTAAAG CACTATTCCCAGCTTCACGCAGAATAAAGCGAGGGTTGGAAAGTCTGGTGAACCCCAACTTCCACAATTCCTTTGATGATGTTCATTTATTATTTGAG ATCCTGCTGGCAGGCACACATTTTGAGGCCAGTGGAGCGTTTTCGGTGCAAGATGCTGAGCTTGCTTCCCTCCGCAAGACAAGAAATATGGTAGTCATATGTGAGGAGATCATTCCCAGGAAGCTAACAGATGTATTTAGGCTCATCTCTGGCCTTTCAAATCACATTGGTCACCTACATCAGGACGATTTTGAACGCACCCTGTTGACCTTGGTGTACACCGCCCAGGGGATGGCTAATTCCAGTACTGAACACCAACAAGGCTTATGGGCCGATTCTTTTGTTAGTTTGTACAAAGCAATCAAGCAGGATCTGACAGTGACAAACTGA